The proteins below are encoded in one region of Pleuronectes platessa chromosome 14, fPlePla1.1, whole genome shotgun sequence:
- the zic5 gene encoding zinc finger protein ZIC 5: MEPPLSKRNPAIRLADLAATQPHPHQNMTGFPGLGGHHPLSHHAHLHPGELGNDPGVALTPFGPEHMAQTNALKLSPSQHIQSHPEAQTAASFTSAQTTVGFPVAHPHSGYSSSRDFILRRELSASAMHALGDQHSSASSPHHHGMFISPTGAYGHAESGAHSLFTGLHDQASQGVHHHALNGQMRLGIPGDIYGRPEHFGHRPEHYGPSSLHSYNSMNLNVNIASAPHGAAGAFLRYMRQPIKQELICKWIDQEVSQKKPCSKTYSTMHELVNHVTVEHVGGPEQSSHVCFWDECPREGKAFKAKYKLINHIRVHTGEKPFPCPFPGCGKVFARSENLKIHKRTHTGEKPFKCEFEGCDRKFANSSDRKKHSHVHTSDKPYYCKVRGCDKSYTHPSSLRKHMKVHCKSPPPPSTGVTYISSTNPLGDPLSPHSDVHRNRSANLSPQVTNLNEWYVCQGSGGPNHLHTPSSDVPTSDSDDEDSFRHTDPRTML, translated from the exons ATGGAGCCCCCTTTAAGCAAGAGGAATCCAGCGATAAGATTAGCGGATTTGGCAGCGACTCAACCCCATCCTCATCAGAATATGACAGGCTTCCCGGGGCTAGGGGGGCATCACCCTCTCTCCCACCATGCCCACCTCCACCCTGGGGAGCTGGGCAACGACCCCGGAGTGGCACTCACTCCATTTGGACCAGAGCACATGGCACAGACAAATGCTCTCAAACTTAGCCCATCTCAGCACATTCAGAGCCATCCCGAAGCCCAGACCGCGGCATCTTTCACTTCTGCTCAGACCACAGTTGGTTTCCCCGTGGCTCACCCCCACTCAGGCTACTcaagcagcagggacttcatcCTCAGGAGAGAACTCTCAGCCTCTGCTATGCATGCACTTGGCGACCAGCATAGTTCCGCCTCCTCCCCTCATCACCATGGCATGTTCATCTCCCCAACAGGTGCTTATGGGCACGCGGAAAGTGGGGCCCATTCACTTTTTACTGGACTTCACGACCAAGCGTCCCAAGGTGTCCACCACCATGCCCTCAACGGGCAGATGCGCCTGGGTATACCGGGGGACATCTACGGCAGGCCAGAGCACTTCGGGCACAGGCCAGAGCACTATGgaccctcttctctccacagctACAACTCCATGAACCTCAATGTGAACATCGCTTCTGCTCCTCACGGAGCGGCGGGGGCGTTTTTAAGATACATGCGGCAGCCCATCAAGCAAGAGCTGATCTGCAAATGGATTGACCAGGAGGTGAGTCAGAAGAAGCCCTGCTCCAAAACTTACAGCACCATGCACGAGCTGGTCAACCACGTCACGGTGGAGCATGTCGGGGGACCGGAGCAGAGCAGCCACGTCTGTTTTTGGGATGAGTGTCCACGCGAGGGAAAGGCGTTCAAAGCGAAGTACAAACTGATCAACCACATCCGAGTTCACACGGGAGAGAAGCCGTTCCCGTGTCCTTTCCCGGGATGTGGCAAAGTGTTCGCTCGCTCGGAGAATTTAAAGATTCACAAGAGGACTCATACAG GAGAGAAACCGTTCAAGTGCGAGTTCGAAGGCTGCGACCGAAAATTCGCCAACAGCAGCGACCGGAAGAAGCACTCCCACGTCCACACCAGCGACAAGCCGTACTACTGCAAAGTGCGCGGCTGCGACAAGTCCTACACGCACCCGAGCTCGCTGCGGAAGCACATGAAGGTGCACTGCAAGTCGCCGCCGCCCCCGTCCACCGGCGTCACCTACATCTCCTCCACGAACCCCCTCGGCGACCCCCTCTCGCCCCACTCCGACGTGCACAGGAACCGCTCCGCGAACCTCTCCCCTCAGGTCACCAACCTCAACGAGTGGTACGTGTGCCAGGGGAGCGGCGGGCCCAACCACCTCCACACCCCCTCCAGCGACGTGCCAACGTCCGACTCGGACGACGAGGACTCTTTCAGACACACAGACCCGAGGACGATGCTCTGA